In one Fusarium keratoplasticum isolate Fu6.1 chromosome 5, whole genome shotgun sequence genomic region, the following are encoded:
- a CDS encoding Pre-mRNA-splicing factor 38, which yields MSKNKDTVQADARRFLDERGSNATMAPNGLNPATIMEKAVKDRIVDSYFYKEQCFALNEADIVDRVVEHVSFIGGTYGVTQKPSPFLCLAFKLLELAPSDAVLHEYLHYGGDEFKYLRALACFYFRLTRQAKDVYEMLEPFLEDRRKLRRRGRAGVALTYMDEFVDDLLVKDRVCGTSLWKMPKRETLEDLEILEPRVSPLGDLEDLLEEDEPEGENGTREESGELSDRDEMDVDRDERPRSQSRSRSSSRSRSRSP from the coding sequence ATGAGCAAAAACAAAGATACCGTGCAAGCCGATGCGCGGCGCTTCCTCGATGAGCGCGGCTCCAACGCGACAATGGCGCCCAACGGCCTCAACCCCGCGACAATCATGGAaaaggccgtcaaggaccGCATCGTCGACTCGTACTTTTACAAGGAGCAGTGCTTCGCGCTCAACGAGGCCGACATTGTCGACCGCGTCGTCGAGCACGTATCCTTCATCGGCGGAACCTACGGCGTCACGCAAAAGCCTAGCCCCTTCCTGTGTCTCGccttcaagctcctcgagctcgcccCCAGCGACGCCGTGCTGCACGAGTACCTGCACTACGGCGGCGACGAGTTCAAGTACCTGCGCGCGCTGGCGTGCTTCTACTTTCGGCTCACGCGACAGGCAAAGGACGTGTACGAGATGCTGGAGCCGTTTCTCGAGGACAGGCGcaagctgaggaggaggggcagGGCGGGCGTGGCGTTGACGTACATGGATGAGTTTGTGGATGACCTGCTGGTCAAGGATCGCGTTTGCGGTACGAGTTTATGGAAGATGCCGAAGCGGGAGACGTTGGAGGACTTGGAGATTCTGGAGCCGAGGGTCAGTCCTCTTGGTGATCTCGAGGATctgctggaggaggatgaaccGGAGGGCGAGAATGGAACGAGGGAAGAGTCTGGGGAGCTCTCGGAtagggatgagatggatgttgatcGCGACGAGAGGCCGAGGAGTCAAAGTCGGAGTCGAAGCAGTAGTCGGAGCAGGAGCCGTTCACCCTGA